A window of Longispora fulva contains these coding sequences:
- a CDS encoding ParB/RepB/Spo0J family partition protein — protein sequence MSTIAIEHDTAEQVDTDQLVTDSDAPAAEQAEALPGRYELIDVKNVIVNKANIREQATANAGIVANMKEEGAAGLIQPIVVVEIEPKKYSLIAGEGRLLSARDAGLKKIPAIIREDLGLRRDQIASMLKENVHRTDLTSAEVAAGIEQLQIEGLSVTGIMKKTGIKRAKVAQALTVAGMGEAKTAVAGLDIPQAATAAAFADDPKALARLVEAAKEGPDAFKKKVIAETQTKESAAKLAARTAELTAAKVTLLAKQPDTYNTPVQRVNALAHDGKALTAADHATCPGHAAYLTIRSWDGAVMEDYYCTDWKANKHKQRNQQGAFSVTGPLTDKEKAARKEVRENNAAMRVAIAFRHDWIRDNLMTRKTLPKGAALLIAELMVTEAHLIGRWMRDPARPLLAEFMGQETGSKVEVKATTDARCHIYSLAVIAAAHERELGPRSWDGAPNTTAARWLTFLGSLGYPIDPIEQKIIDKVTADAKKKAKAEAKAAAKAEAKTEPMQESAVPDVPAEPEPQEPDADPADPSEATTPAGEPHGYALGGYVLVEVDDAWHVIDPDGDHIMTSTTPTDAATAADWATARLADLRGLTATWYPDHTADHGHHLRAITTTTPELVAA from the coding sequence GAGCAGGCCGAGGCGCTGCCCGGCCGCTACGAGCTGATCGACGTCAAGAACGTGATTGTCAACAAGGCCAACATCCGGGAGCAGGCCACCGCCAATGCCGGGATCGTCGCCAACATGAAGGAGGAGGGCGCGGCCGGGCTGATCCAGCCGATCGTCGTGGTTGAGATCGAGCCCAAGAAGTACTCGCTGATCGCAGGTGAGGGGCGGCTGCTGTCGGCGCGCGACGCCGGGCTGAAGAAGATCCCCGCGATCATCCGCGAGGATCTGGGGCTGCGCCGCGACCAGATCGCCTCCATGCTCAAGGAGAACGTCCACCGCACCGATCTGACCTCAGCCGAGGTCGCAGCCGGGATCGAGCAGTTGCAGATCGAGGGCCTGTCCGTCACCGGCATCATGAAGAAGACCGGCATCAAGCGGGCCAAGGTCGCCCAGGCGCTGACGGTGGCCGGGATGGGCGAGGCGAAGACCGCCGTCGCCGGACTCGACATCCCCCAGGCCGCGACCGCCGCCGCGTTCGCCGACGACCCCAAGGCACTGGCCCGCCTGGTCGAGGCCGCCAAGGAGGGGCCGGACGCCTTCAAGAAGAAGGTCATCGCCGAGACCCAGACCAAGGAGTCCGCCGCCAAGCTCGCCGCCCGCACCGCCGAGTTGACCGCCGCCAAGGTCACCCTGCTGGCCAAGCAGCCCGACACCTACAACACCCCCGTCCAGCGGGTGAACGCGCTCGCCCACGACGGCAAGGCCCTCACCGCCGCCGACCACGCCACATGCCCCGGTCACGCCGCGTACCTGACCATCAGGTCATGGGACGGGGCGGTGATGGAGGACTACTACTGCACCGACTGGAAGGCCAACAAGCACAAGCAGCGCAACCAGCAGGGCGCGTTCTCGGTCACCGGCCCCCTGACTGACAAGGAGAAGGCCGCGCGTAAAGAGGTGCGCGAGAACAACGCCGCGATGCGCGTGGCCATCGCGTTCCGCCACGACTGGATCCGCGACAACCTGATGACCCGCAAGACCCTGCCCAAGGGCGCGGCCCTGCTGATCGCGGAACTGATGGTCACCGAGGCGCACCTGATCGGCCGCTGGATGCGCGACCCCGCCCGCCCCCTGCTCGCGGAGTTCATGGGCCAGGAGACGGGAAGCAAGGTCGAGGTCAAGGCCACCACCGACGCCCGGTGCCACATCTACAGCCTCGCCGTCATCGCCGCCGCCCACGAGCGCGAACTCGGCCCCCGGAGTTGGGACGGAGCACCCAACACCACCGCCGCCCGCTGGCTGACGTTCCTCGGCTCGCTCGGCTACCCGATCGACCCGATCGAACAGAAGATCATCGACAAGGTCACCGCCGACGCCAAGAAGAAGGCCAAGGCCGAAGCCAAGGCGGCGGCGAAGGCCGAGGCCAAGACCGAGCCCATGCAGGAGTCCGCCGTCCCGGACGTTCCCGCCGAGCCCGAGCCGCAGGAGCCCGACGCCGACCCGGCCGACCCCAGCGAGGCGACCACCCCGGCCGGGGAGCCGCACGGCTACGCGCTCGGCGGGTACGTCCTGGTCGAGGTGGACGACGCCTGGCACGTCATCGACCCCGACGGCGACCACATCATGACCAGCACCACCCCCACCGACGCCGCCACGGCCGCCGACTGGGCCACCGCCCGGCTCGCCGACCTGCGCGGCCTGACCGCCACCTGGTACCCCGACCACACCGCCGACCACGGCCACCACCTGCGCGCCATCACCACCACAACCCCCGAACTCGTGGCCGCCTGA
- a CDS encoding single-stranded DNA-binding protein, whose protein sequence is MSDIEVRITGNIANEPDLRISKTAKSVIKLRIMVNKRVPDGNGGWKDGKATAYNITAWDKLAENIALRLRKGQRVTVVANDLEPRYWVDKEGVTHAEIEVTAQEVSLSMKFNQRTADAPAEREPAAAF, encoded by the coding sequence GTGAGCGACATCGAAGTCAGGATCACCGGCAACATCGCCAACGAGCCCGACCTACGGATCTCCAAGACCGCCAAGTCCGTGATCAAGCTCCGGATCATGGTCAACAAGCGCGTCCCGGACGGCAATGGCGGCTGGAAGGACGGCAAGGCCACCGCCTACAACATCACCGCCTGGGACAAGCTCGCCGAGAACATCGCCCTGCGCCTGCGCAAGGGCCAGCGGGTGACCGTCGTCGCCAACGACCTGGAGCCCCGCTACTGGGTCGACAAGGAGGGCGTCACGCACGCCGAGATCGAGGTGACCGCCCAGGAGGTCTCGCTGTCGATGAAGTTCAACCAGCGCACCGCCGACGCCCCCGCCGAGCGCGAGCCCGCCGCCGCGTTCTGA